Proteins encoded together in one Entomobacter blattae window:
- a CDS encoding MIP/aquaporin family protein — protein MMTPSKNNPDPFSVPSSTTPPKAPFKTPAKSEPSSGLPENPPSASLKKGSHSRYRWADRFLYPYINDRPLAGEPRSDRPYHPRLYACEFAATTILMLFGICSNVIIGSPYSPISHFLSQTPTLQVALEGLLFGFGGTLGAISPFGRVSGGHLNPSVSLAFMISSKLVWRDMLGYMAAQITGATFATFLVVFLGMLWPLWGLWASSLHYSATIPNPHFPIGIPLLGEICATACLIIMIFYFGSRTNSFYQKLTPWLVGPLYFMINPFEAWFSGDSTNLARSFGPALASAQWYQFWIYVIGPFIGAALVPLLLKASSFGILKIREARITNFGHRGYAPYLIPPEIPLHHLHPLPPQQASTTLAEHPTPLEEK, from the coding sequence ATGATGACACCCTCAAAAAACAACCCAGACCCTTTTTCAGTCCCTTCCTCCACAACCCCTCCCAAGGCCCCTTTCAAGACCCCTGCCAAAAGCGAGCCCTCGTCAGGCCTCCCCGAAAACCCACCATCTGCAAGCCTTAAAAAGGGTTCTCATTCTCGCTATCGCTGGGCCGATCGCTTTTTATACCCTTATATTAACGACCGCCCCCTGGCAGGCGAGCCCAGATCAGACCGCCCCTATCACCCCCGCCTTTATGCCTGCGAGTTTGCTGCGACAACCATTCTTATGCTTTTTGGCATTTGCAGCAACGTGATTATTGGCTCCCCTTATAGCCCCATCAGCCATTTTCTCTCACAAACACCCACCCTTCAAGTGGCCCTTGAGGGGTTGCTGTTTGGTTTTGGGGGTACCTTGGGAGCAATTTCCCCTTTTGGCCGGGTCAGTGGTGGACACCTTAACCCCTCTGTCAGCCTGGCCTTTATGATCTCCAGTAAATTGGTCTGGCGCGACATGCTGGGGTATATGGCCGCCCAGATCACGGGGGCCACGTTTGCCACCTTCCTGGTTGTTTTCCTAGGGATGTTATGGCCCTTATGGGGGTTGTGGGCTTCCTCTCTGCATTATAGTGCTACCATTCCTAACCCTCATTTTCCTATTGGCATTCCCCTTTTGGGAGAAATCTGCGCTACGGCATGCTTGATCATCATGATCTTTTACTTTGGCTCGCGAACCAATAGCTTTTACCAAAAGCTTACCCCATGGTTGGTAGGACCACTGTATTTCATGATCAACCCTTTTGAAGCCTGGTTCTCTGGCGATAGCACCAACCTTGCCCGCAGCTTTGGCCCAGCCTTGGCTTCTGCCCAATGGTATCAGTTCTGGATTTATGTCATTGGCCCTTTCATTGGGGCAGCCCTGGTACCGTTACTGCTTAAAGCAAGCTCTTTTGGTATTCTGAAAATTCGCGAAGCCCGTATTACCAACTTTGGCCATCGAGGTTACGCCCCTTACCTTATTCCCCCTGAAATTCCACTTCATCACCTTCACCCCCTGCCTCCCCAACAAGCTTCAACCACCCTTGCAGAGCACCCTACCCCTTTAGAAGAAAAATAA
- a CDS encoding J domain-containing protein: MSIWGKLFGGVAGFAVGGPVGGIVGTMLGHAADKGSLFNTPPGGWSEGWKNRLAPDPAGASAFIAAKMAATFGQREQLYSLCLIILSAKLAKIDAPVNRTEINSFKQLLNIPTAQTKPVGQLFDAARQRTDDYENYATLLAQSYANDPLPLEDLLRILYRLALSDAGPTKALHSSELRFLQRLHGIFGLSDGAWDRIREGSARPSANPHKAYQVLGLSVSATDEEIRMKWKALLMEYHPDRLSAKGASEADIAKASQKVADINAAWDQIKRDRKI; the protein is encoded by the coding sequence ATGAGCATTTGGGGTAAACTGTTTGGGGGCGTAGCAGGCTTTGCAGTCGGGGGGCCCGTGGGGGGAATTGTGGGCACCATGCTGGGCCATGCAGCCGATAAGGGCTCACTGTTCAATACGCCCCCTGGAGGCTGGTCAGAAGGGTGGAAAAACCGCCTCGCCCCAGACCCTGCCGGGGCATCGGCCTTTATTGCTGCTAAAATGGCTGCCACTTTTGGTCAACGAGAGCAGCTTTATTCCTTATGCCTCATTATTCTCTCAGCCAAGCTGGCCAAAATAGATGCCCCCGTAAACCGCACCGAAATTAATAGCTTTAAACAGTTGCTAAATATTCCTACAGCCCAAACCAAGCCCGTGGGCCAGCTTTTTGATGCCGCCCGCCAGCGCACAGATGATTACGAAAACTATGCTACCCTTCTCGCCCAAAGCTATGCCAACGACCCCTTACCCCTGGAAGACTTGCTGAGAATCCTCTACCGGCTTGCCCTTTCTGACGCAGGGCCCACCAAGGCCCTGCACTCCAGTGAGCTCCGTTTTTTACAGCGGCTTCATGGTATTTTTGGCCTTTCAGATGGCGCATGGGACCGAATCCGCGAGGGGTCTGCCCGCCCGAGCGCTAACCCCCATAAGGCTTATCAGGTTTTAGGGTTAAGCGTTTCAGCGACTGATGAAGAAATCCGCATGAAGTGGAAGGCCCTGTTGATGGAATACCACCCAGACAGGCTTTCTGCCAAAGGGGCCAGTGAGGCAGACATTGCCAAGGCCAGCCAAAAAGTGGCCGATATTAATGCTGCCTGGGACCAAATTAAACGCGATAGAAAAATCTAA
- a CDS encoding ribbon-helix-helix domain-containing protein, translated as MSNTKSLRSDSHLIKRSLSLSGHRTSIALEAEFWEVLQEMATIQDLKLATMINQIDKSRHADHPLASTLRILALRYALHGKRKSKV; from the coding sequence ATGAGTAATACCAAATCTTTACGCTCTGATTCCCACCTGATTAAACGCAGCTTAAGCCTTTCCGGCCACCGCACCAGCATTGCCCTTGAAGCCGAATTTTGGGAGGTCTTGCAGGAAATGGCCACCATACAAGACCTTAAACTGGCCACAATGATTAACCAGATTGACAAAAGCCGCCATGCCGACCATCCTTTGGCTTCAACCTTACGCATTCTGGCCCTTCGCTATGCCTTACATGGAAAAAGAAAAAGCAAAGTTTGA
- the queA gene encoding tRNA preQ1(34) S-adenosylmethionine ribosyltransferase-isomerase QueA, translated as MPLSISDFDFPLPASCVAQHPATPRDSARLLCVQPHVPFRQTHMNALAEELQAGDVLVVNNTKVIPAQLEALKNTTRIGITLDRPLPAGLTDPPHPLYPPEPEPPSHHASGQSPLGQPPLPERPYGQTYGQTHGGQKLAEPFASASGTKTQNPKAASAPLIPQDKESPQDKENPTAQNIKERPILSHPNGEGWPEECWHVLFRKAKRLKVGDILHFSGHPGTVHILHLEQGGAGIVHFDTKGDSFDDFLNTVGQLALPPYITRPNGPTEQDNAQYHTMFSRYKGAIAAPTAGLHFTPELMNKLEQKGIICKAVTLHVGPGTFLPIRGDDLTHHIMHAENGMLDSETAAYLNAARNEGRRIVAVGTTTLRLLESAVDEQGQLQPFAADTRIFIKPGYQFRVVDILLTNFHLPRSTLFMLVCAFSGVQTMQQAYAYAIEQGFRFYSYGDACLLYRTPKKDTP; from the coding sequence ATGCCTTTATCCATTTCTGATTTTGATTTTCCTCTTCCTGCAAGCTGTGTAGCCCAGCATCCGGCCACACCGCGTGATAGTGCCCGCTTGCTCTGTGTCCAACCCCATGTCCCTTTCAGGCAAACCCATATGAACGCCCTGGCCGAAGAGCTCCAAGCGGGGGATGTGCTGGTGGTCAACAACACAAAGGTTATCCCTGCCCAGCTGGAAGCCCTTAAAAACACCACACGCATTGGTATTACCCTTGACCGACCCTTACCAGCAGGCCTGACAGATCCTCCCCATCCCCTTTACCCCCCCGAGCCAGAACCCCCCTCCCATCATGCTTCTGGCCAGTCTCCCTTGGGGCAGCCTCCCTTGCCCGAACGGCCTTATGGGCAGACTTATGGGCAAACTCATGGAGGGCAAAAGCTCGCCGAACCCTTTGCTTCAGCCTCCGGCACCAAGACCCAAAACCCAAAGGCCGCGAGTGCCCCCTTGATCCCTCAGGATAAAGAAAGCCCACAAGATAAGGAAAACCCCACAGCACAGAACATCAAGGAGCGCCCAATCCTCTCCCACCCCAATGGGGAAGGATGGCCAGAAGAATGCTGGCATGTGCTGTTTCGTAAAGCCAAGCGCCTAAAAGTAGGCGATATCCTGCATTTTTCAGGCCATCCCGGCACGGTTCATATCCTCCACCTTGAGCAAGGAGGGGCAGGAATTGTCCATTTTGACACCAAAGGGGACAGTTTCGATGATTTCCTGAACACGGTAGGCCAACTGGCCCTGCCCCCTTATATTACCCGCCCCAACGGCCCCACCGAGCAGGACAACGCCCAATATCACACCATGTTCTCTCGCTATAAGGGCGCCATTGCCGCCCCCACAGCTGGGCTTCATTTTACCCCAGAATTAATGAACAAGCTGGAGCAGAAAGGCATTATCTGCAAAGCCGTAACACTCCATGTAGGCCCTGGTACCTTTTTGCCGATCCGCGGAGATGACTTGACCCACCATATCATGCATGCCGAAAATGGCATGCTTGATAGCGAAACAGCCGCCTATCTTAATGCTGCGCGCAATGAAGGCCGTCGAATTGTTGCGGTAGGCACCACAACCTTACGCCTATTGGAAAGTGCGGTAGATGAGCAAGGCCAGCTCCAGCCCTTTGCTGCAGATACTCGTATTTTTATTAAACCTGGTTATCAGTTTCGTGTGGTTGATATTCTTCTCACCAACTTTCACCTTCCCCGCTCCACACTTTTTATGCTGGTCTGTGCCTTTTCTGGGGTACAAACCATGCAGCAGGCCTATGCCTATGCCATAGAGCAGGGGTTTCGTTTTTACTCCTATGGGGATGCCTGCCTGCTTTACCGCACCCCTAAGAAGGATACGCCATGA